The following coding sequences lie in one Hydrogenophaga sp. PBL-H3 genomic window:
- a CDS encoding cation-translocating P-type ATPase: protein MSQRHVPLDNIPALDSGVAGLNAIQVEKQRSFGFNDIVPQAASGWRVVARDTARDPMLWFLVLTAVLFGLLGQVTESLTLLVAMVPLLGMDAYLHQRTVASAAGLASRLASSARVLRDGQWQAIASRELVPGDLVEVTPGEYFPADGLLVSGTGLQVDESTLTGEALPVAKRTLEPTAPLPARTSEEHWGTAGTRLLTGTAWLRIVCTGGQTRYGEIVRSAAEGSHAATPLQKAIGELVAVLLGGAVVMCVVLAAVRLWHGHGWIDALLSAVTLAVAALPEEFPVVYTFFLGVGVLRLARKKALVRRAVAVENIGRITCIVSDKTGTITAGSLVLAHRAPADGLDEASVLQVATLAARPDSGDPLDQALHGAAGPLPQATRLADFPFTEARRRETVVWSRAAGETTAFTKGAPETVLAMCALSDHERDGWIARVEAYARSGHKVIACARRGLPAGAQISVEPEEGFQFAGLLAFEDPVRDGVREAIADCMAASMRVIMVTGDHPATATAIAREIGLGGSSPQVVVLAPEDDAGAVLGGHPGLHVVARATPAQKLALVKALQAEGELVAVTGDGVNDVPALRQADVGVAMGERGTRSAREVAPVVLLDDNFRTIVDAVAEGRQLFQNLRIAFAYLLLVHLPIVLGAAAIPLMGLPLLFLPIHIVWLELVIHPTAMMAFQDLPLLGPLAPVQRHRRARFFSAQTWLGIGLIGGLVSVAVVWSYLHALGTDRDVEHARAMALAVLLVASAGITTGLTRLRQATSRGLVVAKLVSLGVIVQTPAISQLLNLRPLHGADWALVCLAFVVIGLMTLGLASRMRQHPD, encoded by the coding sequence ATGAGCCAGCGCCACGTCCCCCTCGACAACATCCCTGCCCTGGATTCGGGCGTGGCGGGTTTGAACGCCATACAGGTCGAGAAGCAGCGTTCCTTCGGTTTCAACGACATCGTGCCGCAGGCCGCCAGCGGGTGGCGGGTCGTTGCGCGAGACACGGCGCGCGACCCGATGCTGTGGTTCCTGGTGCTCACGGCGGTTCTGTTCGGGCTGCTGGGCCAGGTCACGGAGTCGCTGACGCTGCTCGTTGCGATGGTGCCGCTGCTGGGCATGGATGCGTATCTGCATCAGCGAACGGTCGCCTCTGCGGCAGGCCTGGCCAGCCGGCTGGCCAGTTCGGCACGGGTGCTGCGAGACGGGCAATGGCAGGCCATCGCCTCGCGGGAGCTGGTTCCCGGTGACCTGGTCGAGGTGACGCCGGGCGAATACTTTCCGGCCGACGGCTTGCTGGTGTCTGGCACGGGCCTTCAGGTGGATGAGTCGACCTTGACCGGCGAGGCCCTGCCGGTGGCCAAGCGCACCCTGGAGCCCACCGCGCCTTTGCCGGCCCGCACATCCGAGGAACACTGGGGTACCGCAGGGACACGCCTGCTGACCGGCACTGCCTGGCTGCGTATCGTCTGCACCGGCGGCCAGACGCGCTATGGCGAGATCGTGCGTTCCGCCGCCGAAGGGAGCCATGCAGCGACTCCGCTGCAGAAGGCCATCGGGGAACTGGTGGCCGTGCTGCTCGGCGGGGCGGTCGTGATGTGCGTTGTCCTCGCCGCGGTCAGGCTGTGGCACGGCCACGGGTGGATCGATGCGCTCCTGAGCGCGGTGACGCTGGCCGTGGCCGCGCTGCCCGAAGAGTTCCCCGTTGTCTACACGTTCTTTCTCGGGGTCGGGGTCTTGCGGCTGGCGCGCAAGAAGGCGCTGGTGCGGCGTGCGGTCGCGGTCGAGAACATCGGCCGCATCACCTGCATCGTGTCCGACAAGACCGGAACCATCACGGCGGGTTCGTTGGTGCTCGCCCATCGGGCGCCGGCTGACGGCCTGGACGAAGCCTCGGTGTTGCAGGTCGCCACGTTGGCCGCGCGGCCGGACAGCGGTGACCCGCTGGACCAGGCCCTGCACGGCGCGGCTGGGCCATTGCCGCAAGCAACCCGGCTGGCCGACTTTCCATTCACGGAGGCCCGGCGTCGCGAGACGGTTGTCTGGTCCCGGGCTGCTGGCGAAACAACGGCCTTCACGAAGGGAGCCCCGGAAACCGTGCTGGCGATGTGTGCGTTGTCCGACCATGAACGGGACGGCTGGATCGCACGGGTGGAGGCGTACGCCCGGTCCGGCCACAAGGTCATCGCCTGTGCCCGGCGCGGGTTGCCCGCAGGGGCACAGATCAGCGTCGAACCCGAGGAAGGTTTCCAGTTCGCGGGCTTGCTGGCCTTCGAGGACCCGGTTCGCGATGGGGTGCGGGAGGCGATCGCGGACTGCATGGCCGCGAGCATGCGCGTGATCATGGTCACCGGTGACCACCCGGCCACGGCCACGGCGATCGCCCGCGAGATCGGGCTCGGCGGATCAAGTCCGCAGGTCGTGGTGCTGGCCCCCGAGGACGACGCTGGGGCCGTGCTCGGCGGCCATCCCGGGCTGCACGTTGTGGCGCGTGCCACACCCGCCCAGAAGCTCGCACTGGTGAAAGCCTTGCAGGCCGAAGGCGAACTTGTCGCCGTCACGGGTGATGGCGTCAACGATGTGCCGGCGCTGCGCCAGGCCGACGTCGGCGTGGCCATGGGCGAACGCGGCACGCGCAGCGCGCGCGAGGTGGCACCGGTGGTTCTGCTCGATGACAACTTCAGGACCATCGTTGACGCCGTGGCGGAAGGCCGTCAGCTGTTTCAGAACCTGCGCATCGCCTTTGCATACCTGCTGCTGGTGCACCTGCCGATCGTGTTGGGCGCTGCGGCGATCCCGCTGATGGGCCTGCCCTTGCTCTTCCTGCCGATCCACATCGTGTGGCTCGAACTGGTCATTCATCCGACCGCCATGATGGCCTTTCAGGATCTGCCCTTGCTCGGGCCGCTCGCGCCGGTACAGCGCCATCGACGGGCACGCTTCTTCTCGGCGCAAACATGGCTGGGCATTGGCCTGATCGGGGGCCTGGTGAGCGTTGCCGTGGTCTGGAGCTACCTTCACGCGCTCGGCACCGATCGGGACGTCGAGCATGCGCGGGCGATGGCGCTGGCCGTGCTGCTGGTGGCCAGCGCCGGCATCACGACGGGCCTGACCCGACTGCGCCAGGCCACCTCGCGCGGACTCGTTGTCGCCAAGCTCGTATCGCTTGGGGTGATCGTCCAGACGCCGGCGATCAGCCAGCTGTTGAATCTCAGGCCCCTGCACGGCGCCGACTGGGCGCTGGTCTGCCTGGCGTTTGTCGTGATCGGCCTGATGACCCTGGGCTTGGCCTCGCGAATGAGGCAACACCCGGACTGA
- a CDS encoding acyltransferase family protein, producing MKHADGSFALHPKPSPERMPFIDALKAVGSQLIVLHHLAFYGPMSDWTHQLAPGLVGWFSQNARMAVQIFLVVAGFLAARSLAPGGRLRTERPLAMLWQRFARVSLPLMAALLLAMVCTEIARYWMTHDSLPAPPTLWQFVAHALLIHSLLGVDSLSAGVWYVAIDVQLFALLLGLLWLGRRFGFAAPMLVAAVVLASLFHFNRDSGWDNWAVYFFGAYGLGALAYWLSRADAGRSASAWLAGMALLTALSLALDWRTRIALALGVALALAWAHRSGWLFTWPRSRLLSYLGRISYGVFLLNFPVALVVNAWFTRYASPDAWVQTLGVGVAWLACNLAGAAFHHGVEQRLGRLGRAAPAR from the coding sequence GTGAAACACGCCGACGGGTCGTTCGCGTTGCACCCCAAGCCCTCCCCCGAGCGCATGCCCTTCATCGACGCGCTCAAGGCTGTCGGCTCGCAGCTCATCGTGCTGCACCACCTCGCGTTCTACGGCCCCATGTCGGACTGGACGCACCAGCTCGCCCCGGGTCTCGTGGGCTGGTTCAGTCAGAACGCGCGCATGGCGGTGCAGATCTTTCTGGTGGTGGCGGGCTTCCTCGCCGCACGCAGCCTGGCGCCTGGCGGGCGCTTGCGCACCGAGCGCCCGCTGGCCATGTTGTGGCAGCGCTTCGCGCGGGTGAGCCTGCCGCTGATGGCGGCGCTCTTGCTCGCCATGGTGTGCACCGAAATCGCCCGGTACTGGATGACCCACGACTCGCTGCCGGCCCCACCCACCCTGTGGCAGTTCGTGGCACATGCGCTGCTGATCCACAGCCTGCTCGGTGTGGATTCGTTGTCGGCGGGCGTCTGGTACGTGGCCATCGACGTGCAGCTGTTTGCACTGCTGCTCGGACTGTTGTGGCTGGGTCGGCGGTTCGGCTTTGCGGCCCCCATGCTGGTGGCCGCCGTGGTGCTGGCATCGCTGTTTCACTTCAACCGCGACAGCGGCTGGGACAACTGGGCGGTCTACTTTTTTGGTGCCTACGGCCTGGGGGCGCTGGCCTACTGGCTGAGCCGCGCAGACGCGGGGCGCAGCGCATCGGCCTGGCTGGCCGGCATGGCCTTGCTCACCGCCCTGTCGCTTGCGCTGGACTGGCGCACCCGCATCGCGCTGGCGCTGGGGGTTGCGCTGGCGTTGGCCTGGGCGCACCGCAGCGGCTGGCTGTTCACCTGGCCGCGCAGCCGCCTGCTGAGCTACCTGGGCCGCATTTCGTATGGGGTGTTCCTGCTGAACTTCCCGGTGGCGCTGGTGGTGAACGCCTGGTTCACGCGCTACGCCAGCCCGGATGCCTGGGTGCAGACGCTCGGGGTGGGGGTGGCCTGGCTGGCCTGCAACCTGGCGGGTGCGGCCTTCCACCACGGGGTGGAGCAGCGCCTGGGCCGGCTGGGCCGCGCGGCACCAGCCCGCTGA
- the cphA gene encoding cyanophycin synthetase → MDISRIRALRGPNLWTRQTAIEAIVHCLPDERSLTSLPGFEAALRERFPQLDSWPRPASDLSLANVLKLVTLGLQAQAGCPVSFSRCTETVVPGTYQVVVEYTEEPVGREALKAAEQLIAVVRGQADVAFDVEAVIARLREIDEDVRLGPSTGSIVNAAVARGIPFRRLTQGSLVQFGWGARQRRIWAAEVDSTSAVSESIAQDKDLTKNLLRAAGVPVPLGRPVDSADEAWVVAQDIGLPVVVKPRDGNQGKGVTVNIISREHLELAYRAAVEYGQPMVEKYLPGSDYRLLVVGDRLVAAARRDPPQVTGDGVHTVAQLVEVVNADPQRGDGHATSLTRMRIDDIALARLQIQGHTPDTVPARGERVVLRNNANLSTGGTATDVTDDVHPEVAARAVAAARMVGLDVCGVDVVCETVLTPLEVQSGGVVEVNAAPGLRMHLSPSYGKGRAVGEAIVDHLFPPSQNGRIPVVAVTGTNGKTTTARLIAHLLHTQGLRVGMTNTDGVYVNGRQTDSGDCAGPRSARNVLMHPEVDAAVFETARGGVLREGLGFDRCQVAVVTNIGSGDHLGLNYITTVEDIAVLKRVVIQNVAPTGYGVLNAADPHCVRMAEVCTGKVIFFASDGNHPVLATHRAQGRRAVWVDGAYIIACQGERRHEVALADIPMTMNGRIGFQVENAMAALAAAWGLGIPWARIRKGLATFQSDAGSVPGRFNLMSLRGATVIADYGHNPDAMRALVSAAEAMPAQRRLVVISGAGDRRDEDIREQTRILGAAFDEVILYEDACQRGRTEGEVTGLLRQGLEGATRTRRIDTIQGEFVAIDTALERLQPGDLCLVLIDQVEAALGYLRERCDPVPAA, encoded by the coding sequence ATGGACATTTCCCGCATCCGTGCCTTGCGTGGTCCCAACCTCTGGACCCGCCAGACCGCCATCGAAGCCATCGTGCATTGCCTGCCCGACGAGCGCTCCCTGACCTCGTTGCCCGGCTTCGAGGCCGCGCTGCGCGAGCGCTTCCCGCAGCTCGACAGCTGGCCGCGCCCGGCCAGCGACCTCTCGTTGGCCAATGTGCTCAAGCTGGTGACCTTGGGCTTGCAGGCGCAGGCCGGCTGCCCGGTGAGCTTTTCGCGCTGCACCGAAACCGTGGTGCCCGGGACCTACCAGGTGGTGGTGGAGTACACCGAGGAGCCTGTGGGGCGCGAAGCCCTCAAGGCCGCCGAGCAGCTCATTGCGGTGGTGCGCGGCCAGGCCGATGTGGCCTTTGACGTGGAGGCGGTGATTGCCCGCCTGCGCGAGATCGATGAAGACGTGCGCCTGGGTCCGTCCACCGGCTCCATCGTCAACGCGGCGGTGGCCCGCGGCATCCCGTTTCGCCGCCTCACGCAGGGCTCGCTGGTGCAGTTTGGCTGGGGTGCGCGCCAGCGCCGCATCTGGGCTGCCGAAGTCGACAGCACCAGCGCGGTGTCGGAAAGCATCGCCCAGGACAAGGACCTCACCAAGAACCTGCTGCGCGCCGCCGGCGTGCCGGTGCCGCTGGGCCGTCCGGTGGACAGCGCCGACGAAGCCTGGGTCGTGGCGCAGGACATCGGCCTGCCGGTGGTGGTGAAGCCGCGCGACGGCAACCAGGGCAAGGGCGTGACGGTGAACATCATTTCGCGCGAACACCTGGAGCTGGCCTACCGCGCGGCTGTGGAGTACGGCCAACCCATGGTGGAGAAGTACCTGCCCGGCAGCGACTACCGCCTGCTCGTGGTGGGTGACCGGCTGGTGGCCGCGGCGCGGCGCGACCCGCCGCAGGTCACTGGCGACGGCGTACACACCGTCGCCCAGCTGGTGGAGGTGGTCAACGCCGACCCCCAGCGCGGCGACGGCCACGCCACCTCGCTCACGCGCATGCGCATCGACGACATCGCCCTGGCACGCCTGCAGATCCAGGGCCACACGCCCGATACCGTGCCGGCCAGGGGCGAGCGCGTGGTGCTGCGCAACAACGCCAATCTCTCCACCGGTGGTACCGCCACGGACGTGACCGACGACGTGCACCCCGAGGTGGCCGCGCGCGCCGTGGCCGCCGCCCGCATGGTGGGGCTGGACGTGTGTGGCGTGGACGTGGTGTGCGAGACCGTGCTCACACCGCTGGAAGTCCAGAGCGGTGGCGTCGTGGAGGTGAACGCCGCGCCCGGCCTGCGCATGCACCTGAGCCCCTCGTACGGCAAGGGCCGCGCCGTGGGCGAGGCCATCGTCGACCACCTCTTTCCGCCCAGCCAGAACGGCCGCATTCCGGTGGTGGCCGTCACCGGCACCAACGGCAAGACCACCACCGCGCGCCTGATCGCGCACCTGCTGCACACCCAGGGCCTGCGCGTGGGCATGACCAACACCGACGGCGTGTACGTGAACGGACGCCAGACCGACAGCGGCGACTGCGCCGGGCCGCGCAGCGCGCGCAACGTGCTCATGCACCCCGAGGTCGACGCGGCGGTGTTCGAGACCGCTCGCGGCGGCGTGCTGCGCGAAGGCCTGGGCTTCGACCGCTGCCAGGTGGCCGTGGTCACCAACATCGGCTCGGGCGACCACCTGGGCCTGAACTACATCACCACGGTGGAAGACATTGCCGTGCTCAAGCGCGTGGTCATCCAGAACGTGGCGCCTACCGGTTACGGCGTGCTCAATGCGGCCGATCCGCACTGCGTGCGCATGGCCGAGGTCTGCACCGGCAAGGTGATCTTTTTCGCGAGCGACGGCAACCACCCGGTGCTGGCCACGCACCGCGCGCAAGGACGCCGCGCTGTCTGGGTGGACGGCGCGTACATCATTGCCTGCCAGGGCGAACGACGCCACGAGGTGGCGCTGGCCGATATCCCCATGACCATGAACGGGCGCATCGGCTTCCAGGTGGAAAACGCCATGGCGGCGCTGGCCGCGGCCTGGGGCCTGGGCATTCCGTGGGCCCGCATCCGCAAGGGCCTGGCCACGTTCCAGAGCGACGCCGGCAGCGTGCCCGGACGCTTCAACCTCATGAGCCTGCGCGGCGCCACCGTGATCGCCGACTACGGCCACAACCCGGACGCGATGCGCGCACTGGTCTCGGCCGCCGAGGCCATGCCGGCCCAGCGCCGCCTGGTGGTCATCAGTGGCGCGGGCGACCGGCGCGACGAGGACATCCGCGAGCAGACGCGGATCCTGGGCGCGGCCTTTGATGAGGTCATCCTGTACGAAGACGCCTGCCAGCGCGGCCGCACCGAAGGCGAGGTCACGGGGCTGCTGCGCCAGGGGCTCGAAGGCGCCACGCGCACCCGCCGCATCGACACCATCCAGGGCGAGTTCGTGGCCATCGACACCGCACTGGAGCGTCTGCAACCCGGTGACCTGTGCCTGGTGCTGATCGATCAGGTGGAGGCCGCGCTGGGCTACCTGCGCGAGCGTTGCGACCCCGTCCCCGCTGCCTGA
- a CDS encoding cyanophycin synthetase family protein — protein sequence MDSNRFALTVLRHRFLGGPNVWTYRSAMEVWLDLGELEQHPSHTIDGLTDRLLALLPGLASHHCGVGEPGGFLQRLREGTWAGHVLEHCVIELLNLAGMPTGFGQTRSTSQPGVYRMVFRARNRASAEAALSHGHALLQAAMNNEPFDVTAAVKALHDVVDATWLGPSTAAIVSAATERGIPHLRLTDGNLVQLGQGARQRRIWTAETELTSAIAENIACDKDLTKSLLLSCGVPVPEGHIVANAAEAWEVAQDIGLPVVVKPSDANHGRGVSLELSEQADIERAFSIADAEGSDVIVERYILGNEHRVLVVGGRVVAANRGESLWVTGDGVTDVKTLIDLQLNSDPRRGEAEEFPLETIRLEREPAMTLLLERQGLGADAVPAAGQRVLVQRNGNMAYDCTDEVHPEVAYMASLAARAVGLDIAGIDMVTQDIGRPLHEVGGAIVEVNAGPGLLMHLRPAIGQPRPVGEAIVAQLFDPATPMAGRVPLIGVSGTRGTALLARAAAFLLDLAGAPAGLASSEGIHIGRRRIERAGADYWEQCQRLLMNREIQGLAVETTPSLILDHGLPYDRCLVGVVTDLGGWEGLARHDIFDASGMPRVLRTQIDVVLEQGACVLNLDEPGVVELAAHCDGGCLGYGAGPVPAGVTMPRTVRWQGEAVCLIDNDAVIARAPLAGIADPATAHILCGAAAAAWAAGMSPALVAAGLQRFDTLPRT from the coding sequence ATGGATTCAAACCGTTTCGCGCTGACCGTGCTCCGCCATCGTTTTCTGGGGGGCCCCAACGTCTGGACCTACCGCTCCGCGATGGAGGTCTGGCTGGATCTGGGTGAGCTGGAGCAGCACCCCTCCCACACCATCGATGGCCTGACCGACCGGCTGCTGGCCCTGTTGCCGGGTCTGGCTTCCCACCACTGCGGCGTGGGCGAGCCCGGTGGTTTTCTGCAGCGGCTGCGCGAGGGCACCTGGGCCGGCCATGTGCTCGAGCACTGCGTGATCGAGTTGCTCAACCTCGCCGGCATGCCCACCGGTTTCGGCCAGACGCGCAGCACCAGCCAACCGGGCGTCTACCGCATGGTGTTTCGCGCGCGCAACCGCGCCAGCGCCGAGGCGGCCCTGAGCCACGGCCATGCGCTGCTGCAGGCTGCCATGAACAACGAGCCTTTTGACGTGACCGCCGCCGTGAAGGCCCTGCACGACGTGGTCGATGCGACCTGGCTCGGCCCCTCCACGGCGGCCATCGTGAGCGCGGCCACCGAGCGCGGTATCCCGCACCTGCGCCTGACCGATGGCAACCTGGTGCAACTCGGCCAGGGCGCGCGCCAGCGCCGCATCTGGACAGCCGAGACCGAGCTCACCAGCGCGATCGCCGAGAACATCGCCTGCGACAAGGACCTCACCAAGTCGCTGCTGCTGAGCTGCGGCGTGCCGGTGCCCGAGGGCCACATCGTGGCCAATGCCGCCGAGGCCTGGGAGGTGGCGCAGGACATCGGGCTGCCGGTGGTGGTCAAGCCCAGCGACGCCAACCACGGGCGTGGCGTTTCGCTCGAACTCAGCGAGCAGGCCGACATCGAGCGCGCCTTCAGCATCGCCGACGCCGAGGGCAGCGACGTCATCGTCGAGCGCTACATCCTGGGCAACGAGCACCGCGTGCTGGTGGTGGGCGGTCGCGTGGTGGCGGCCAACCGGGGCGAGAGCCTGTGGGTCACGGGCGACGGTGTGACCGACGTGAAGACCCTCATCGACCTGCAGCTCAACAGCGACCCGCGCCGTGGCGAGGCCGAAGAATTTCCGCTGGAGACGATCCGGCTGGAGCGTGAACCGGCCATGACCCTGTTGCTGGAACGCCAGGGCCTGGGGGCCGATGCCGTGCCCGCCGCCGGCCAGCGCGTGCTGGTGCAGCGCAACGGCAACATGGCCTACGACTGCACCGACGAGGTCCACCCCGAGGTGGCCTACATGGCGAGTCTCGCGGCGCGCGCCGTGGGGCTGGACATTGCGGGCATCGACATGGTCACGCAGGACATTGGCCGCCCGCTGCACGAAGTGGGTGGCGCCATCGTGGAGGTCAACGCCGGCCCCGGGCTGCTCATGCACCTGCGCCCGGCCATCGGCCAGCCCCGCCCGGTGGGTGAGGCCATCGTGGCCCAGTTGTTCGACCCCGCCACGCCCATGGCCGGGCGCGTTCCCCTCATCGGCGTCAGTGGCACCCGGGGCACCGCCTTGCTGGCCCGGGCCGCGGCCTTCCTGCTCGACCTGGCCGGTGCACCGGCCGGTCTCGCGTCAAGCGAAGGCATCCACATCGGGCGCCGGCGCATCGAGCGCGCCGGTGCCGACTACTGGGAGCAGTGCCAGCGCCTTCTCATGAACCGGGAGATCCAGGGCCTGGCGGTCGAGACCACGCCCTCGCTCATCCTCGACCACGGCCTGCCCTACGACCGCTGCCTGGTGGGCGTGGTCACCGACCTCGGCGGCTGGGAAGGCCTGGCGCGCCACGACATCTTTGATGCCTCGGGCATGCCGCGCGTGCTGCGCACCCAGATCGATGTGGTGCTGGAGCAGGGAGCCTGCGTGCTCAACCTGGACGAGCCTGGCGTGGTCGAGCTGGCCGCGCATTGCGACGGCGGCTGCCTGGGGTACGGCGCCGGGCCCGTGCCGGCCGGCGTGACCATGCCGCGCACGGTGCGCTGGCAAGGCGAGGCGGTGTGCCTCATCGACAACGACGCGGTGATTGCCCGCGCGCCGCTGGCCGGGATCGCCGATCCCGCGACGGCCCACATCCTGTGTGGTGCCGCTGCAGCGGCCTGGGCCGCGGGCATGAGCCCGGCGCTGGTGGCCGCCGGCCTGCAGCGTTTTGACACCCTGCCACGCACCTGA
- a CDS encoding cyanophycin metabolism-associated ABC transporter, whose protein sequence is MQTTSANTRPAASGPAPADTPPQDVLARMTLDLDEQGHFASGELLLTPNELLQVPAQGGSKAWPLDSTLRLQHTDLAGVATLDLLDGSGLRTRWRFTLAQNPAALRLVRQFDQAIARLQSGAAPVPEASQRCPSCQSPLSPDSEECEVCARQLAEIPSTWVLLRLWRFARPYRWQLLAGFLLTLASTAATLVPPYLTIPLMDDVLIPFQNGQKIDTGYVALLLSGLLGAGLVAWGLGWARTWLLALVSERIAADLRTSAFDHLLGLSLDYFGAKRTGDLIARIGSETDRLSVFLSLHALDFATDVLMLLMTSAILFSINPWLALVTLLPLPFIAWMIHRVRDRLRTGFEKIDRVWGDVTNVLADTIPGIRVVKAFAQERRESGRFHEANAQNLAVNDRINKTWSLFTPTVTLLTDVGLLVVWAFGIWQIAKGDITVGVLTAFIAYIGRFYGRLDSMSRIVSVTQKAAAGAKRIFDILDHVSNVPEPAEPVQDVPVRGGLSIHGIAFRYGNRSVIRDLNLDIRPGEMIGLVGHSGSGKSTLVNLICRFYDVTEGRIELDGTDIRRYRVADYRRHIGLVLQEPFLFFGTVADNIAYGKPGATREEIVAAARAAHAHDFILRLAHGYDSLVGERGQGLSGGERQRISIARALLIDPRILILDEATSAVDTETEKEIQKALDNLVQGRTTIAIAHRLSTLRKADRLVVMDRGEVVEVGPHDELMARQGHYWRLHEAQARQAAAEDPDHIDNALAHRLPQPSAHTGTLPP, encoded by the coding sequence ATGCAAACCACCTCAGCGAACACCCGTCCCGCCGCCAGCGGCCCCGCCCCGGCGGACACCCCCCCACAGGACGTGCTGGCCCGCATGACCCTCGACCTGGACGAGCAGGGGCATTTCGCCAGCGGCGAGCTGCTGCTCACGCCGAACGAACTGTTGCAGGTGCCGGCCCAGGGCGGCAGCAAAGCCTGGCCTCTGGACAGCACGCTGCGTCTGCAGCACACCGACCTGGCCGGCGTGGCCACGCTGGACCTGCTGGACGGCAGTGGCCTGCGCACACGCTGGCGCTTCACCCTGGCGCAGAACCCGGCCGCGCTGCGGCTCGTGCGCCAGTTCGACCAGGCCATCGCCCGCCTGCAGAGTGGCGCGGCACCCGTCCCCGAAGCGAGCCAGCGCTGCCCGTCGTGCCAGTCGCCCTTGAGCCCCGACAGCGAGGAGTGCGAGGTCTGCGCGCGACAACTGGCCGAGATCCCGTCGACCTGGGTGCTGCTGCGGCTGTGGCGCTTTGCGCGGCCCTACCGCTGGCAGCTGCTGGCGGGCTTCCTGCTCACGCTGGCGTCCACCGCCGCCACGCTGGTGCCACCCTACCTGACCATCCCGCTCATGGACGACGTGCTGATCCCGTTCCAGAACGGCCAGAAGATCGACACCGGCTATGTGGCCCTGCTGTTGTCGGGCCTGCTGGGCGCGGGCCTGGTGGCCTGGGGGCTGGGCTGGGCGCGCACCTGGCTGCTGGCCCTGGTGTCCGAGCGCATCGCCGCCGATCTGCGCACCAGCGCGTTCGACCACCTGCTGGGCCTCTCGCTCGATTACTTCGGCGCCAAGCGCACCGGCGACCTCATCGCCCGCATCGGCTCCGAGACCGACCGGCTCTCGGTGTTTCTCTCGCTGCACGCGCTCGATTTCGCCACCGACGTGCTGATGCTGCTCATGACCTCGGCCATCCTGTTCTCCATCAACCCCTGGCTGGCGCTGGTCACGCTGCTGCCGCTGCCGTTCATTGCCTGGATGATCCACCGCGTGCGCGACCGCCTGCGCACCGGTTTCGAGAAGATCGACCGCGTGTGGGGCGACGTGACCAACGTGCTCGCCGACACCATCCCGGGCATCCGGGTCGTCAAGGCGTTTGCGCAGGAACGGCGCGAGTCCGGTCGTTTTCACGAGGCCAACGCGCAGAACCTCGCGGTCAACGACCGCATCAACAAGACCTGGAGCCTGTTCACGCCCACCGTCACGCTGCTCACCGACGTGGGCCTGCTGGTGGTCTGGGCGTTCGGCATCTGGCAGATCGCCAAGGGCGACATCACGGTCGGTGTGCTCACCGCGTTCATTGCCTACATCGGCCGCTTCTACGGCCGTCTCGACTCCATGAGCCGCATCGTCTCGGTGACGCAGAAGGCCGCCGCCGGCGCCAAGCGCATCTTCGACATCCTGGACCACGTGTCCAACGTGCCCGAGCCGGCCGAGCCGGTGCAGGACGTGCCGGTGCGCGGCGGCCTGAGCATCCACGGCATCGCGTTCCGCTACGGCAACCGCTCCGTGATCCGAGACCTGAACCTGGACATCCGCCCGGGCGAGATGATCGGGCTGGTCGGGCACAGCGGGTCGGGCAAGAGCACGCTGGTCAACCTGATCTGCCGCTTCTACGACGTGACCGAAGGCCGCATCGAGCTCGACGGCACCGACATCCGGCGCTACCGGGTGGCCGACTACCGCCGCCACATCGGCCTGGTGTTGCAGGAGCCTTTTCTGTTCTTCGGTACCGTGGCCGACAACATCGCCTACGGCAAACCCGGCGCCACGCGCGAGGAGATCGTGGCCGCCGCGCGCGCGGCCCACGCGCACGACTTCATCTTGCGGCTGGCGCACGGCTACGACTCGCTGGTGGGCGAGCGCGGCCAGGGCCTCTCGGGCGGTGAGCGCCAGCGCATCAGCATCGCGCGGGCGCTGCTGATCGACCCGCGCATCCTGATCCTGGACGAAGCCACTTCGGCGGTGGACACCGAGACCGAGAAGGAAATCCAGAAGGCGCTGGACAACCTGGTGCAGGGCCGCACGACGATTGCCATCGCACACCGCCTGTCCACGCTGCGCAAGGCCGACCGGCTGGTGGTGATGGACCGCGGCGAGGTGGTGGAGGTGGGCCCGCACGACGAGCTGATGGCGCGCCAGGGCCACTACTGGCGCCTGCACGAAGCCCAGGCCCGCCAGGCCGCCGCCGAAGACCCCGACCACATCGACAACGCCCTGGCCCACCGCCTGCCGCAGCCCTCGGCCCACACCGGCACCCTCCCGCCATGA